The nucleotide sequence TGTCGGCGGCTTTTAAGCGCTCGGACAAGATCTCGCTGGTCTCGATGCTGGCGGTACCGACCAAGATGGGGCGATTGTTGGCCAACTCGGTCCGAATGTCCTCGATGATGGCGTCGTACTTTTCGTCGACCGTCAGGTACACCAAGTCATTGCGATCGATACGCTTGGGGTCGACATTGGTCGGGATCACGACCACATCTAGCCCATAGATCTGTTTAAATTCGAAGGCTTCGGTATCAGCGGTACCGGTCATGCCGGCCAGCTTGTTATAGATACGGAAGTAGTTTTGGAAGGTGGTGCTGGCCAGCGTCTGGGACTCGGGCTTGATAGTCACGCCTTCTTTGGCTTCGACCGCCTGGTGGTTACCGTCACTCCAGCGACGACCGGCCATGGTGCGGCCGGTGTGCTCGTCGACGATCACAACCTCGTCACCTTGGACGATGTACTGGACGTCTTTTTGGAACACCACGTGGGCCCGCATGGCCGCATTAAGATGGTGAAACAGTGACAAGTTCTGGGGTGCGTACAGGCTATCGCCCTCGTTCAGCAGGCCCATCTCGCCGAGCATCGCCTCGACCCGCTCCAAGCCTTGCTCGGTCAGTTCAACGGCGCGCTGCTTTTCATCAAAAGTGTAGTCGCCCTCACCCGGCTCGCCGTCCTCAACCAGCTCGGCGCGTGCCAACTGGGCGGGGATGCCGTTCATGGCACGGTACATTTCAGACGAGTCGTCGGCCGGGCCTGAAATAATCAGCGGCGTGCGCGCTTCATCGATCAAAATCGAGTCAACTTCGTCAACGATGGCGAAGTTCAGACCACGCTGGACGCGCTGGTTAACATCCAGCGCCATGTTGTCACGCAGGTAGTCAAAACCGAATTCGTTGTTGGTGCCGTAGGTGACGTCGGCGCGATAGGCCGCGCTCTTTTCATCGTTGGATTGGCCGGAGTAGACCACGCCGACGCTGAGGCCAAGCGCTTCGTAAAGCGGACGCATCCATTCGGCATCACGCCGCGCCAGGTAATCGTTGACCGTGACGACGTGAACGCCGTCACCGGGAATGGCATTCAGGTAAACAGCCAAGGTCGCCACCAAGGTTTTACCCTCGCCCGTGCGCATCTCGGCAATCCGGCCATCGTGCAGCGTCATCGCGCCAATCATCTGGACGTCAAAGTGACGCATGCCACCCATCACCCGCACCGACACTTCGCGGCAGACCGCGAAGGCTTCGGGCAAAATTTGGTCGAGGCTTTCACCGGCCTCGATGCGCGCCGCAAAATCCGCGCGCTTGGCAGTCAGTGCATCAAGGTCTAGGCCCTGCAATTGCGCTTCAAACGCATTGATGCGCTCAACGCTTTTCCCCATGCGCTTAAGCTCGCGCTGGTTTTTGCTGCCAAACAGCTTCCTGGCTATAGACCCTAGCATTCGATGTCCTTAAGTGGGGCGTAGTAAATCCGACGCGGCAGTATAGCGCCGAAGCGACATACCCGTCATGCTATTGGTTATGGATGATTTCAAGGGTCCGCGCGACTTAAATCAGCTCACCCGCGTCACCGGCGCCGCCCAACTGATGATGGCGGCGGCGCGACTGGAGCGGCTGAACCGGCTATTGCGACCGCACTTGGCGGCGCATTTGCGCGACTGCGTGCGTGTCGGCGCCATGACAGAGTCGATGCTGACGCTGGTCTTGTACGACCGCGCCTACGCCACCGAAACCCGCTTTAGCGCACCACAGTTGCTGGCGTCGCTGGGCAACACCCCGGAATTTCGCGGACTGCGCAATATTCAATGGAAGCAGGCACGCCAGACCCAGCCCATCAAACACCATGCCGAGACGATCACGCCGCAACCGGCGATGGACATTGAGGATTGGTTAGTGCGTGCGCAGGCGCGCGGGAATCACAATTCCAGCGAGGGCTGATCAAAACTGATCGGGCAGTCCGCTTCATTAAGGGTTTCGATGCGCCACGAATCCGGCGAATCCAACAGCGCGCGGACCAAATCGTTGTTCAAACCGTGGCCCGACTTTTTCGCGACCATTTCGCCGATAATGGCGTGCCCGGCCAGCGACAGGTCACCAATGGCATCC is from Litorivicinus lipolyticus and encodes:
- the secA gene encoding preprotein translocase subunit SecA; this encodes MLGSIARKLFGSKNQRELKRMGKSVERINAFEAQLQGLDLDALTAKRADFAARIEAGESLDQILPEAFAVCREVSVRVMGGMRHFDVQMIGAMTLHDGRIAEMRTGEGKTLVATLAVYLNAIPGDGVHVVTVNDYLARRDAEWMRPLYEALGLSVGVVYSGQSNDEKSAAYRADVTYGTNNEFGFDYLRDNMALDVNQRVQRGLNFAIVDEVDSILIDEARTPLIISGPADDSSEMYRAMNGIPAQLARAELVEDGEPGEGDYTFDEKQRAVELTEQGLERVEAMLGEMGLLNEGDSLYAPQNLSLFHHLNAAMRAHVVFQKDVQYIVQGDEVVIVDEHTGRTMAGRRWSDGNHQAVEAKEGVTIKPESQTLASTTFQNYFRIYNKLAGMTGTADTEAFEFKQIYGLDVVVIPTNVDPKRIDRNDLVYLTVDEKYDAIIEDIRTELANNRPILVGTASIETSEILSERLKAADIAHEVLNAKQHEREADIIAQAGQAGSVTIATNMAGRGTDIKLGGSWEVDVAALDNPSEADIDAAKTAWKARHEAVLASGGLHIIGSERHESRRIDNQLRGRSGRQGDPGSSRFFLSLEDDLMRIFASSRIQGLMQKLGMEKGEAIEHKMVSNSIEKAQKKVEGRNFDIRKQLLEFDDVANDQRRQVYAQRVELLESEDVADLIKVVREDTLAATFAQFVPPKTLEEQWKLEELEAELASEFDLQLPVRDWLQEDASLYEETLLERIQASADESYVRKEGVVGADSLRSFEKQVMLQVLDHRWKEHLAAMDYLRQGIHLRGYAQKNPKQEYKREAFELFQSMLTGIKEQVTGVLCRVQVPSAEEIEAQRRQQAEAQAAAIAAQQVAAKAQAERDAMPKVGRNDACPCGSGKKYKQCHGKIG